The following proteins come from a genomic window of Aquimarina sp. MAR_2010_214:
- a CDS encoding efflux RND transporter periplasmic adaptor subunit — protein MRKIYKTAIFSLTVIMASCGNDTKKVVADTADPIPVKVNKVSTNNNSQFLSASGKIQAVNSADLSTRMMGFVNNVYVDVGDKVHKGQLLVAINNADLQAKKAQVNASITEATVAFNNAQKDYNRFKNLFADNSASQKEMDDMTARFEMAKARLEAAKQMKNEVSAQFAYSNITAPFSGVVTSKSVDKGDMANPGTPLLSIETPGAYEVMAMIPETEITQIKSGTQVDVVVKSIDTTIKGKVTEVSTSARNTGGQYLVKITLDATNANILSGMFTTVQFPIKKQAKTTMVLIPTEALITNGQLSGVYTVSQSNTALLRWLRLGRTFGDQIEVLSGLSSDEAYIVYAEGKLFNGAKITIQ, from the coding sequence ATGAGAAAAATATATAAAACAGCAATCTTTTCATTAACAGTAATTATGGCTAGTTGTGGAAATGATACTAAAAAAGTAGTTGCAGATACTGCTGATCCTATTCCTGTAAAAGTGAATAAAGTCTCTACAAATAATAACAGCCAATTTTTATCTGCTAGTGGTAAGATTCAAGCTGTAAACAGTGCTGATTTAAGTACGAGAATGATGGGATTTGTAAATAATGTATATGTAGACGTAGGTGATAAGGTACATAAAGGTCAGTTGCTGGTTGCTATCAATAATGCAGACTTACAAGCAAAAAAAGCACAGGTAAATGCTAGTATTACTGAAGCTACTGTAGCTTTTAATAATGCTCAAAAAGATTATAATCGATTTAAGAATTTGTTTGCAGACAATAGTGCTTCTCAAAAAGAAATGGATGATATGACAGCTCGTTTTGAGATGGCAAAAGCACGATTAGAAGCAGCAAAACAAATGAAAAATGAAGTAAGCGCACAGTTTGCTTATTCTAATATTACAGCGCCTTTTAGCGGTGTTGTTACCAGCAAATCTGTGGATAAAGGGGATATGGCAAATCCAGGAACCCCTTTACTATCTATAGAAACCCCAGGGGCTTATGAGGTAATGGCAATGATACCAGAAACCGAAATAACTCAAATTAAATCAGGAACTCAAGTAGATGTAGTAGTAAAATCAATAGATACAACTATAAAAGGAAAAGTAACAGAAGTCAGCACATCGGCGAGAAATACAGGGGGGCAGTACCTTGTAAAAATTACCTTGGATGCTACCAATGCAAATATCTTATCCGGAATGTTTACAACAGTTCAATTTCCTATAAAAAAGCAAGCAAAAACCACAATGGTTTTAATCCCCACAGAAGCATTGATAACAAATGGTCAGTTGTCTGGTGTGTATACAGTAAGTCAGAGCAATACTGCATTGTTACGTTGGTTGCGATTAGGAAGAACTTTTGGTGATCAAATAGAGGTGTTATCGGGCTTATCATCAGATGAAGCGTACATCGTTTATGCAGAAGGAAAATTGTTTAATGGTGCAAAAATTACCATTCAATAA